From Anopheles funestus chromosome 3RL, idAnoFuneDA-416_04, whole genome shotgun sequence, a single genomic window includes:
- the LOC125770986 gene encoding arfaptin-2 — MNKSSEKSIHEMLKNTPSMNDSTDVVHTGSEQQTIKHSTTLTLRNVSNHSLTSPTSVSLEDESAYIKNGSSKLDTFRNWSITTYKCTKQIMLEKLGKSTRTVDLELEAQIDQLKETQKKYLSILRLSRAFTSHFYNCMQTQSLLSETFADLAQKSPELQEEFLRNAETQRILTKNGELLLNALNFFISSINTLCNKTIEDTLLTIRQYELARVEYDAYRVDMEQQRTGGSEPQQKYSSDEVQKKYEKCKDQYEKLRSDIVVKMQFLEENRIKVMHKQLLLFHNAIAAYFAGNANGLEKTLQQFNISLKSPNSVTSSWLEQ, encoded by the exons ATGAACAAATCGAGCGAGAAAAGTATACACGAAATGTTGAAAAACACTCCGTCCATGAACGACAGCACCGATGTGGTGCATACGGGTTCCGAGCAGCAAACAATCAAGCACTCGACCACGCTGACTTTACGAAACGTTAGCAACCACAGTCTAACGTCGCCGACGTCGGTCAGTCTGGAGGATGAATCGGCATACATCAAGAATGGGTCCTCCAAGCTTGACACGTTCCGCAACTGGAGCATTACCACGTACAAATGCACCAAACAGATCATGCTGGAAAAGCTCGGCAAATCGACACGCACAGTCGATCTCGAGCTCGAGGCACAGATCGATCAGCTGAAGGAAACGCAAAAGAAGTATCTAAGCATATTACGCTTGTCGCGTGCATTCACGTCCCACTTTTACAACTGCATGCAAACCCAGAGCCTGCTATCGGAAACGTTTGCCGATCTGGCACAGAAAAGTCCGGAACTGCAGGAAGAGTTTTTGCGAAACGCCGAAACGCAGCGAATTCTGACAAAGAACGGTGAGCTGCTGCTGAATGCGCTGAACTTTTTCATATCGTCCATTAATACGCTGTGCAATAAGACGATCGAAGACACGCTACTTACCATTCGGCAGTATGAGTTGGCCCGCGTCGAGTACGATGCGTACCGGGTGGATATGGAGCAACAGCGAACGGGTGGCAGCGAACCGCAGCAGAAATACTCCAGCGATGAGGTGCAGAAAAAGTACGAAAAATGCAAAGACCAGTACGAGAAGCTACGTTCGGACATAGTAGTAAAGATGCAATTTCTCGAGGAAAATAGG ATCAAAGTTATGCACAAACAGTTACTGCTCTTCCACAACGCTATAGCCGCATATTTTGCTGGCAATGCTAACGGTCTAGAGAAGACGTTACAACAATTTAATATCAGC TTGAAGAGCCCAAACTCCGTTACCAGTTCGTGGCTGGAGCAGTAG
- the LOC125771043 gene encoding uncharacterized protein LOC125771043, with amino-acid sequence MEETECESTYCEYYKPLLVEEIALVEYPAHAHFGKCLVIGTLACTSNRLESLSVPAFPTDMQLPDGACSVELCFINFFGFIPRGKHVEITGILKLRHTDTEHVTDAANLRSTLLCLDTTVIKEEYEETCTRYKPFIEVDHIRIISHARELITCNLEIRKLYLLSQNER; translated from the exons ATGGAAGAAACTGAGTGCGAAAGTACATATTGTGAATATTATAAGCCATTGTTGGTGGAAGAAATTGCACTTGTAGAATATCCGGCACACGCTCATTTTGGAAAGTGTTTGGTGATTGGAACACTTGCCTGTACGAGCAACAGGCTAGAGTCGTTAAGCGTTCCTGCGTTTCCTAC cGATATGCAGCTTCCCGATGGAGCATGCAGTGTTGAGCTATGTTTCATCAATTTCTTTGGGTTCATTCCGAGAGGTAAACACGTTGAAATAACCGGCATCCTAAAACTGCGCCACACAGATACTGAACATGTAACGGATGCGGCTAACTTGAGGAGCACCTTGCTGTGTTTAGACACCACAGTAATCAAGGAAGAGTATGAAGAAACGTGTACTAGGTATAAACCATTTATTGAAGTAGATCATATACGCATAATAAGCCATGCAAGAGAACTTATTACTTGTAACCTTGAAATCAGGAAGCTTTATCTATTAAGTCAAAACGAGCGCTGA
- the LOC125770946 gene encoding uncharacterized protein LOC125770946 encodes MMRRGGRDSRSAERNSRSFGGGTSSLMRRNDRNGGRVEKRFDRMERNGENLRSIRWDQVKLDAFQKNFFQPASSVLNRSRAEVNQYLNKNEITVYGKNVPAPILHFHESGFPQYMLDEFQRQSFKEPTYIQAVGWSIAMSGRDMVGIAKTGSGKTLAYILPALVHISNQPRIARGDGPIALVLAPTRELAQQIKQVCDDFGRRMGIYNTCVFGGASKYPQESDLRRGVEIVIATPGRLIDFLERDTTNLRRCTYLVLDEADRMLDMGFEPQIRKIISQIRPDRQVLMWSATWPKEIRKLAEEFLRDYIQINIGSLNLAANENILQIIDCCEEYEKETRLFKLLEQISSQNDGKTIIFVETKRKVDKIVNVIRRQGWRADGIHGDKSQKDRDYVLNTFRRSNNGILVATDVASRGLDVDDVKFVINFDFPNNTEDYVHRIGRTGRSTNKGTSYTFFTPANSSKANDLITVLQDANQYINPELQEYARGSGRYRGGGGRMRGNMGGGRDRGIGTRNGRMGGGSRFSDSKPVRDDGGYRNGNDERKYPRRDEYNRNERDHRDGGSRSGGAYGSTGGSRAANGMGMSSNGYAATSYGADDRNYGGHYGSQTQGAYGGGGGYNAPSAVSRRSDSDRSRAPAGTVVGLPATPALPSAIAYAHPAMALAAGPYGAPPGVAYQYTAPPPTAPMGRSDAYPARGVMP; translated from the exons AT GATGCGCCGTGGAGGTCGCGACAGCCGTAGTGCTGAAAGAAATAGTCGCAGTTTTGGCGGAGGAACTTCCAGCCTGATGCGTCGCAACGATCGCAATGGTGGCCGTGTGGAGAAGCGCTTCGATCGAATGGAGCGAAATGGAGAGAACTTACGTAGCATCCGTTGGGATCAGGTAAAGTTGGACGCGTTTCAGAAAAATTTCTTCCAACCCGCTAGCAGCGTGTTGAATCGTTCGCGGGCGGAGGTAAATCAGTACTTGAACAAGAACGAGATTACCGTGTACGGAAAGAATGTGCCTGCCCCGATTCTGCACTTTCACGAGAGCGGTTTTCCACAGTACATGCTGGATGAGTTTCAGCGGCAGAGTTTTAAGGAACCGACCTACATTCAGGCGGTCGGTTGGTCGATTGCAATGAGTGGGCGCGATATGGTCGGTATTGCAAAGACGGGCAGTGGTAAAACGCTGGCCTACATCTTGCCGGCCTTGGTGCACATCAGCAACCAACCGCGAATCGCGCGTGGCGATGGACCGATCGCGCTCGTGCTGGCACCGACGCGTGAGCTAGCCCAACAGATCAAGCAGGTTTGTGACGATTTCGGACGTCGTATGGGCATCTACAATACGTGTGTATTTGGAGGCGCCTCCAAGTATCCTCAGGAAAGTGATCTGCGCCGTGGGGTGGAGATAGTGATTGCCACGCCCGGACGGTTGATTGATTTTCTCGAGCGCGACACCACCAATCTGCGCCGCTGTACATATCTCGTGCTGGACGAAGCCGACCGTATGCTGGACATGGGCTTCGAGCCGCAAATTCGCAAGATTATATCGCAAATCCGTCCCGACCGTCAGGTGCTGATGTGGTCTGCAACGTGGCCGAAAGAGATTCGCAAGCTGGCGGAAGAGTTTTTGCGCGACTACATACAGATCAACATTGGTTCGCTCAATTTGGCCGCGAACGAAAACATACTGCAAATAATAGACTGCTGCGAAGAGTACGAAAAGGAAACACGGCTGTTTAAGTTGCTGGAGCAGATCTCGTCGCAGAACGATGGCAAAACGATCATCTTCGTCGAGACGAAGCGCAAGGTGGACAAGATTGTAAACGTGATTCGCCGGCAGGGTTGGCGGGCGGACGGGATTCATGGTGACAAGTCGCAAAAGGATCGCGACTACGTACTGAACACATTCCGTCGCTCGAACAATGGTATCCTGGTTGCCACGGATGTGGCCTCTCGTGGCTTAG ACGTGGACGATGTGAAGTTTGTTATCAATTTCGACTTTCCAAACAACACGGAAGATTATGTGCATCGTATCGGTCGAACGGGACGGTCGACTAACAAGGGAACGTCGTATACCTTCTTTACGCCGGCCAATTCATCCAAGGCAAACGATCTGATCACCGTGTTGCAGGATGCTAACCAA TACATCAATCCAGAGCTGCAAGAGTATGCTCGTGGCAGTGGCCGTTATCGTGGAGGAGGTGGACGTATGCGTGGAAACATGGGTGGTGGACGCGATCGTGGCATTGGGACACGCAACGGAAGAATGGGTGGTGGTAGTCGGTTCAGCGATTCAAAGCCGGTGCGCGATGACGGAGGATACCGAAATGGCAATGACGAACGCAAGTATCCCCGTCGGGATGAGTACAACCGTAACGAACGCGATCATCGTGACGGAGGATCACGTTCCGGTGGCGCCTATGGTTCGACTGGAGGATCACGCGCTGCCAATGGTATGGGTATGAGTTCGAACGGTTACGCTGCCACTTCATACGGAGCTGATGATCGTAACTATGGTGGCCACTACGGAAGCCAGACACAGGGCGCATACGGTGGAGGTGGCGGATATAACGCGCCAAGTGCAGTTTCTCGACGTTCCGATTCCGATCGTTCCCGGGCACCGGCTGGTACTGTCGTTGGATTGCCCGCAACTCCCGCACTGCCCAGCGCAATCGCTTACGCTCATCCAGCAATGGCACTGGCCGCTGGACCGTATGGTGCACCACCGGGAGTCGCATATCAGTACACGGCCCCGCCACCAACCGCACCGATGGGTCGCTCCGACGCTTATCCTGCAAGAGGAGTAATGCCCTAG
- the LOC125770983 gene encoding fibrinogen-like protein A yields MNKYNQRTNISHIVHGQSKDKFDILFERLTYIKRFTFSFQCHCYSYTSDINMIKINILFAFTLCCTIVGIQCAPTAGTSSAVQGFAFEMIMTKLQFLEDRSTEKEEQMLTKLSDLISRMENIIQHKNDSNKVRDNVYTSCSEVPSSGIYSIQPDNTFEEPMRVLCDQDYESGGWIVFQHRFNGSTDFYRNWQEYKNGFGNLEGEFWLGLDRIHQLTASRPHELVVLLENLRGHKMHAKYDQFEIGDEYEKYVLKKLRNYSGSHGDFFYHDRGMKFSTFDADNDKSTKNCAETLNGAWWFGVCGYSNLNGPYGTIDYMTSFYSWGAILKTSKLMIRPKTA; encoded by the exons ATGAATAAATATAATCAGAGAACGAACATTTCCCACATTGTCCATGGTCAATCAAAAGATAAGTTTGACATTCTCTTTGAACGGCTGACATATATAAAAAGGTTTACATTTAGCTTCCAGTGTCATTGTTACAGTTACACCAGTGATATCAACATGATCAAGATCAACATTCTATTTGCGTTTACTCTGTGTTGTACCATCGTTGGTATACAATGTGCTCCAACTGCCGGTACATCTAGTGCTGTTCAAGGTTTCGCTTTCGAAATGATCATGACCAAACTGCAATTTCTAGAAGATCGTTCGACTGagaaagaagaacaaatgTTAACAAAGTTAAGTGATTTGATCAGTAGAATGGAAAACAtcatacaacacaaaaacgatTCAAACAAAGTGCGTGATAATGTGTACACATCCTGCAGCGAGGTTCCCTCTTCCGGAATATATTCCATTCAACCGGATAACACCTTCgaggaaccgatgagggtgtTGTGTGATCAAGATTACGAATCCGGAGGCTGGATTGTATTTCAACATCGCTTTAACGGATCAACGGATTTCTATCGGAATTGGCAAGAGTACAAGAATGGATTTGGAAATCTGGAAGGAGAGTTTTGGTTGGGTTTGGATCGTATTCATCAGTTGACAGCTTCAC GTCCACATGAGCTGGTAGTGCTGCTGGAGAATTTGAGGGGCCACAAGATGCACGCCAAGTACGATCAGTTTGAGATCGGAGACGAATACGAAAAATATGTATTGAAGAAGCTACGTAATTATTCTGGATCGCatggcgattttttttatcacgatCGGGGCATGAAATTTTCTACATTTGATGCGGATAATGACAAAAGCACGAAAAATTGTGCAGAAACATTAAATGGTGCATGGTGGTTCGGTGTTTGTGGATATAG CAATCTCAATGGACCATACGGAACTATAGATTACATGACCTCATTTTATTCGTGGGGTGCTATACTTAAAACTTCAAAATTGATGATAAGACCAAAGACGGCTTAG
- the LOC125770967 gene encoding tubulin beta chain-like, whose product MREIVVFHLGQCGNRVAENFWQYICDEHCLNTQGQFVGEHYLPLQRINVYYDESPCCNFVPRAIFADLEPSALNYLRCSQYGCLFSPESFISGKTSAGNNWARGYHTEGAELLDQLEDCTRRMVEGCDCLQGFQLVHSIGGGTGSGLGTLLLETLRDNFAGKITNTFSVIPSPKVSEVVVEPYNSVFALSSMIRSSDETFCLDNEALYDICVKTLRLPVPDLDDLNHLIASAMAGITCSLRYPGQLNSDLRKLLTNMVPYRKLHFFIPGLAPLCARDSECYRQTTVPELVYQLFSNSNLMAACNPQHGTFLTAAAMFRGRLSTRTVEEHMSGVRLKSQLSFSGFIPNNVKSAICDVPPRGMKMAATFIANTTAITQLFRRITSQFGTMYRQRAFLHWYTGEGMDEGEFTEMENKLTELVDEYDTYREDGGHVKEEVEDDEE is encoded by the coding sequence ATGAGAGAAATAGTTGTGTTTCACCTGGGACAGTGTGGTAACCGGGTGGCGGAAAACTTTTGGCAGTACATTTGCGACGAACACTGTTTGAACACGCAGGGTCAATTCGTGGGAGAGCATTACCTCCCATTGCAGCGCATTAACGTGTACTATGATGAGTCGCCGTGCTGCAACTTCGTGCCACGTGCGATCTTCGCTGACCTGGAACCGAGCGCGCTAAACTATCTTCGCTGCAGCCAGTACGGGTGTCTATTTTCGCCGGAAAGTTTCATCAGCGGTAAAACGAGTGCGGGCAACAATTGGGCCCGCGGTTACCATACGGAAGGGGCCGAACTGTTGGACCAGCTGGAGGATTGTACGCGCCGCATGGTCGAGGGTTGCGACTGTCTGCAGGGTTTCCAGCTGGTACATTCGATCGGTGGCGGTACCGGATCCGGATTGGGGACGCTACTGCTGGAAACGCTGCGGGACAACTTTGCCGGCAAGATCACCAATACGTTCAGTGTGATACCATCGCCGAAGGTTTCGGAAGTTGTGGTGGAACCGTACAATTCCGTCTTCGCGCTCAGCTCGATGATACGCTCGAGCGATGAAACGTTCTGCCTGGACAATGAAGCGCTGTATGACATTTGTGTGAAAACGCTCCGGCTGCCGGTACCGGATCTGGACGATTTGAACCATTTGATTGCATCGGCTATGGCCGGCATTACGTGCAGCTTGCGGTACCCGGGTCAGCTGAACTCGGACCTACGGAAGCTGCTAACGAATATGGTACCCTATCGAAAGTTGCACTTTTTCATACCGGGACTTGCACCGTTGTGTGCGCGCGATTCCGAATGCTACCGGCAGACGACCGTACCGGAGCTGGTCTATCAGCTgttcagcaacagcaacctAATGGCGGCGTGTAATCCACAGCACGGGACATTTCTAACGGCGGCCGCCATGTTTCGCGGCCGTCTGTCAACACGCACGGTTGAGGAGCATATGAGCGGTGTGCGGTTGAAGAGCCAGCTGTCGTTCAGTGGCTTCATCCCGAACAATGTCAAATCGGCTATTTGTGATGTGCCACCGCGCGGTATGAAAATGGCGGCCACCTTCATTGCCAACACGACGGCCATCACGCAGCTGTTCCGGCGCATTACGAGTCAGTTTGGGACGATGTACCGGCAGCGTGCCTTTCTCCACTGGTACACCGGTGAAGGTATGGACGAGGGTGAGTTTACCGAGATGGAAAATAAACTGACGGAGCTGGTGGATGAGTACGATACGTATCGGGAGGATGGCGGCCATGTCAAGGAGGAAGTcgaagatgatgaagaataG